From a region of the Sesamum indicum cultivar Zhongzhi No. 13 linkage group LG3, S_indicum_v1.0, whole genome shotgun sequence genome:
- the LOC110011672 gene encoding uncharacterized protein LOC110011672 gives MEGSSRRNAAEEETPRRGAGATIQITQDELQRMIDEASRKAIVEYERRTATPLVKETARRQLFENVEPIRESRVQGEHEHRSKRPASSDAGSSSHGRAKRREPVISRAEVESVGKQIHSLNKQIDELKKRGEIVAQNKNSPFCNEILVQTVEPGFRVPDLRRYDGMRDPQEHVAAFEMVMNLYGQSAPIMAKLFATTLTGKAQEWFTNLPRGSIESYEQLVQKFNFHFASKKKQKRSATHLFNIRQRDDETLKNLMGRFNNETLEVQELRIDMLVSILIHGLRKGSFASALARDPPYDVEQLMAIAQKYIDEEEMNAMKDSERREREYVPRRPHEGRGGGNDKPKTEKRKEPKYVPKYHNYTPLAMSREKALMMVENADVLKWPRHTRYTPTKKMSNKYCRFHRERGHSTEECYQLKDEIERLVRQGHFRDRVLPNCKIGGGGRRSRSRSPDRDRNPGPSRTDKPPMGGNNAPTKGIIYTIAGGSTAGDSSRTRKRCARTAGSVRQKEFVLKVEGEEAISFNSSDRLEDGGGENDPMVIKLDIANFTVHKVLIDSGSSADIIFKNVVDRMGLENARLEPVKTPLVGFGGSEVASLGTIELPVSMGEEPKRKTLTVKFLVVDTPFTYNVILGRPGLNSFRAVISTYHMKMKFPTEYGIGEVSCDQKEARKCYNLSIKGEPRSKKQKVREDAEPRPYEAEHLKPSEEYKAIQLATEDPSKTTRIGSSMKEGEMAMIEFLRKNADMFAWSPSDFTGIDPEVIVHRLNIDPTARPVQQRKRNFSKEKNDAIRQEVEKLLKAGYISEIQYTSWLSNVVLVPKSSGKWRMCVDFTDLNKACPKDPYPLPRIDTMVDSTAGFELFSMMDAYQGYHQIQLAEEDRDKTSFVTDKGIYCYNMMPFGLKNAGATYQRLVNKMFGDLLGRTMEVYVDDMLVKSKRSQDHIEDLSQAFSIMRSHGMKLNPDKCTFGVTGGKFLGYMISERGIEANPEKIQAIMGLRSPSSIKDMQKLTGKIASLGRFISRSADRSLPFFKALRKPKSFAWTQECEQALQELKEYLTKPPLLANPKEGETLFLYLGVSENAVSSVLIREEANNQNPVYYVSKMLQGAELRYSEMEKLALALVVTARKLRPYFQSHKIVVLTNHPLKHVMSRPEASGRLIKWAIELGQHDIEYRPKTAQKAQVLADFITELSSDPKESGAPDHTCSKWMLHVDGSSNANNGGAGILIQGPEGIEIEVAARLSFPVTNNEAEYEALVLGLELAYEAGARDLEVFTDSQLIAMQIEGAYETRERTMTQYKEIAQKLMGKFNGCTISQVPRAENDKADALSKFGAAMDGIRDSKITAVVRDQSALARGTEIQVVSEAESWMSEIIRYLGEGILPNDPQAAKRVKFRATRFTLLDGQLYKRTVDGPLLKCLYGERALYVMREIHEGSCGNHSGARSLAQKVMRQGYFWPTLVEDSKNLVRKCESCQKYASLIHQPATPMEPIKIACPFDQWGIDIVGPFPPAQAQKKFIIVAVEYFSKWVEAEAVAKISERKVINFIWKNIICRFGIPRILISDNGTQFQGRKITEWCKELKIAQHFTAVANPQANGQTEVTNRTILQHLKTRLESKGSWVDELPGVLWAYRTTPRTATGETPFCLVYGTEAIIPAEIGEESQRIMQYEPETNQAERSFDLTVIEEKREAAYARILHHKGLMMKSHDRRIRPRQLQVGDLVLKKVEASKHVGKLEPPWEGPYKVTEIRKKGTYRLQDMQGRDLPRPWNIQNLKKFYA, from the coding sequence ATGGAGGGTTCATCGAGGAGAAATGCCGCCGAGGAAGAGACGCCCAGGAGAGGAGCAGGCGCAACCATCCAAATCACACAGGATGAGTTGCAAAGAATGATAGACGAGGCAAGCCGGAAGGCTATAGTAGAATATGAGCGAAGAACCGCAACCCCCCTGGTCAAAGAAACTGCTAGAAGGCAGCTATTTGAAAACGTGGAGCCAATAAGAGAGTCTAGAGTCCAGGGAGAACATGAGCACCGCAGTAAGCGACCGGCATCATCCGATGCTGGTTCCAGCAGCCATGGACGTGCAAAAAGAAGAGAGCCGGTCATATCCAGGGCTGAAGTGGAGAGCGTGGGCAAACAGATACATAGTTTGAACAAGCAGATAGACGAGTTGAAGAAACGAGGGGAGATCGTAGCGCAAAACAAGAACTCCCCTTTCTGTAATGAAATCCTTGTTCAGACTGTCGAGCCCGGGTTCAGAGTGCCCGATTTGAGGAGGTATGATGGGATGAGAGACCCTCAGGAGCACGTGGCCGCCTTTGAGATGGTGATGAATCTTTACGGACAGTCAGCCCCGATAATGGCTAAATTGTTCGCGACCACATTGACGGGGAAAGCCCAGGAATGGTTCACAAACCTACCCCGTGGGAGCATCGAGTCCTACGAGCAACTCGTGCAAAagtttaattttcattttgcaagcaagaagaaacagaagagGTCGGCTACTCATTTGTTTAACATCCGGCAAAGAGATGATGAAACGCTGAAAAATTTAATGGGCCGATTCAACAATGAGACCCTGGAGGTGCAAGAACTGAGGATTGACATGCTTGTGAGTATCCTCATACATGGACTCAGGAAAGGCTCTTTCGCCTCCGCCCTCGCGCGCGACCCGCCCTACGATGTGGAGCAACTGATGGCGATAGCGCAGAAGTACATTGACGAGGAGGAGATGAACGCGATGAAAGATTCGGAGCGAAGGGAACGTGAGTATGTTCCCAGACGACCTCACGAGGGAAGAGGGGGAGGAAATGACAAGCCGAAAACGGAGAAACGGAAGGAGCCTAAATACGTGCCAAAATACCACAACTACACTCCCTTAGCCATGTCCCGGGAGAAGGCTCTGATGATGGTAGAAAATGCTGACGTGCTGAAATGGCCTAGACATACGAGGTACACTCCCACCAAGAAGATGTCTAACAAGTACTGCCGCTTCCATCGGGAGAGAGGACACAGCACGGAAGAATGTTACCAACTGAAAGACGAGATCGAAAGGCTCGTTCGGCAGGGGCATTTCCGAGATCGCGTGCTCCCAAACTGTAAAATTGGAGGGGGAGGAAGGAGAAGCAGATCGAGAAGCCCGGACCGAGACAGAAATCCGGGCCCATCCAGGACAGACAAACCCCCGATGGGTGGAAACAACGCACCCACTAAAGGCATCATATACACCATCGCTGGAGGATCAACCGCGGGCGATTCGAGTCGAACACGGAAAAGATGCGCCCGAACAGCCGGATCGGTGCGACAGAAAGAATTCGTGCTGAAGGTAGAGGGTGAAGAGGCCATCTCATTCAATAGCTCGGATCGCTTGGAGGACGGAGGAGGAGAGAACGACCCCATGGTCATCAAGCTTGACATCGCGAACTTCACCGTCCATAAAGTGTTGATAGACAGTGGGAGCTCGGCAgacatcattttcaaaaatgtCGTGGACCGGATGGGGCTGGAGAATGCGAGGCTCGAGCCCGTGAAAACCCCGCTGGTCGGATTCGGAGGAAGTGAAGTGGCCTCGCTGGGGACGATAGAGCTGCCGGTGTCCATGGGCGAAGAGCCGAAGAGAAAAACGCTGACGGTCAAATTTCTAGTGGTTGATACCCCATTTACGTACAATGTCATACTGGGTCGGCCGGGGTTAAATTCGTTCAGGGCGGTTATCTCCACATACCATATGAAGATGAAATTCCCCACCGAATATGGGATCGGGGAGGTATCATGCGACCAGAAGGAGGCTCGCAAATGCTACAATTTGTCGATAAAGGGAGAGCCGAGGTCGAAGAAACAGAAGGTCAGGGAGGACGCGGAGCCCCGACCGTATGAAGCCGAACACCTGAAACCCAGCGAGGAATACAAGGCTATTCAGCTCGCCACAGAGGACCCCAGCAAGACGACCAGAATAGGGTCCAGCATGAAAGAAGGGGAGATGGCCATGATAGAATTTCTAAGAAAAAATGCGGATATGTTCGCGTGGAGCCCGTCGGATTTCACTGGGATCGACCCGGAGGTGATCGTACATCGGTTGAATATAGACCCCACTGCTCGACCTGTGCAgcagaggaaaagaaatttcagTAAGGAAAAGAACGATGCCATACGGCAAGAGGTCGAGAAGCTGCTGAAAGCTGGATATATATCGGAAATCCAATACACGAGCTGGCTCTCCAATGTAGTGCTCGTCCCGAAATCTTCAGGAAAATGGCGAATGTGTGTGGATTTCACGGATCTGAACAAGGCGTGCCCTAAAGACCCGTACCCGCTGCCTCGGATTGACACCATGGTGGATTCGACCGCTGGGTTCGAACTTTTTTCAATGATGGACGCGTATCAGGGATATCACCAGATCCAACTGGCAGAAGAGGATAGAGACAAAACCTCCTTCGTCACAGATAAAGGGATTTATTGCTACAACATGATGCCCTTTGGACTGAAGAATGCAGGGGCAACCTACCAGCGATTGGTCAATAAGATGTTCGGGGACCTGCTCGGGAGAACCATGGAagtatatgttgatgacatgctgGTCAAGAGCAAGAGGTCGCAGGACCACATTGAAGATCTCTCTCAAGCATTCAGCATAATGAGATCGCATGGAATGAAACTCAACCCGGACAAATGCACATTTGGGGTGACAGGTGGAAAATTCTTGGGGTATATGATCAGCGAAAGAGGGATAGAAGCGAATCCAGAAAAGATACAAGCCATTATGGGCCTGAGGTCGCCGAGTTCGATCAAAGACATGCAGAAGCTTACCggaaaaattgcatctttGGGCAGGTTCATATCGCGATCGGCAGATAGGAGCCTACCATTTTTCAAAGCTTTGAGGAAACCCAAGAGTTTCGCGTGGACTCAAGAGTGTGAACAGGCTTTGCAAGAATTGAAGGAGTACCTCACCAAACCCCCTCTGCTCGCCAATCCTAAAGAGGGTGAGACACTATTCTTGTATCTTGGAGTGTCCGAAAACGCGGTTAGCTCCGTGCTGATAAGGGAAGAGGCTAACAATCAGAATCCAGTCTACTATGTCAGTAAAATGCTCCAAGGGGCAGAATTGCGATATTCGGAGATGGAGAAGCTCGCTCTGGCACTAGTGGTGACTGCCCGGAAGCTGCGGCCATATTTCCAGTCGCATAAAATAGTAGTGCTGACGAACCACCCCCTCAAGCATGTGATGTCTCGACCAGAGGCCTCCGGAAGACTAATCAAATGGGCGATTGAATTGGGGCAACATGATATCGAGTACCGGCCCAAGACGGCCCAGAAGGCACAGGTGCTCGCGGATTTCATCACAGAGTTATCCAGCGATCCGAAAGAATCTGGGGCTCCCGACCATACATGTTCGAAGTGGATGCTGCATGTAGATGGGTCTTCGAATGCGAATAACGGAGGGGCGGGCATATTGATCCAAGGACCCGAGGGCATCGAGATAGAAGTCGCTGCTCGACTATCGTTCCCGGTAACAAACAACGAGGCGGAATACGAGGCCTTGGTATTGGGGCTGGAGCTAGCGTATGAGGCAGGCGCTCGTGATCTGGAGGTTTTCACCGACTCTCAGCTGATCGCTATGCAAATTGAAGGAGCATACGAGACAAGAGAGAGAACCATGACACAGTACAAAGAGATCGCACAGAAATTGATGGGAAAGTTTAACGGATGTACCATTTCACAAGTCCCTCGAGCAGAAAATGACAAAGCCGATGCCCTGTCAAAATTTGGAGCAGCAATGGATGGAATCCGTGATAGCAAAATCACTGCAGTAGTGCGCGACCAGTCGGCACTCGCGAGGGGAACAGAAATTCAGGTTGTTTCAGAGGCCGAATCGTGGATGAGTGAGATCATACGGTACCTTGGAGAGGGCATCCTGCCCAACGATCCACAAGCAGCAAAAAGAGTCAAATTTCGTGCGACCCGATTCACGTTGTTGGATGGTCAACTCTACAAACGAACAGTAGATGGCCCCCTCCTAAAATGCTTGTATGGGGAGAGAGCCCTATACGTGATGCGGGAAATACACGAAGGAAGCTGCGGTAATCATTCAGGAGCGAGGTCGCTGGCTCAGAAGGTGATGCGGCAGGGTTATTTCTGGCCCACCTTGGTCGAAGATTCTAAGAACTTGGTCAGGAAATGCGAGAGTTGCCAGAAATACGCTTCTTTGATACATCAACCAGCAACACCGATGGAGCCGATCAAGATAGCGTGCCCGTTCGACCAGTGGGGAATTGACATTGTAGGACCCTTTCCACCCGCACAAGCccaaaagaaattcatcattgtAGCGGTCGAATATTTCTCCAAGTGGGTCGAAGCAGAAGCGGTAGCCAAAATCTCGGAGAGGAAAGTCATCAACTTCATTTGGAAGAATATCATATGCAGATTTGGTATACCGCGGATATTAATATCTGACAACGGCACCCAGTTCCAGGGCAGGAAAATTACAGAGTGGTGCAAGGAGTTGAAGATCGCGCAACATTTCACAGCAGTCGCAAATCCTCAAGCGAATGGGCAGACCGAAGTGACGAACCGGACGATCCTGCAACATTTGAAAACTCGCCTCGAGAGCAAGGGGTCGTGGGTCGACGAACTGCCCGGGGTCTTGTGGGCTTACCGAACAACGCCGCGAACCGCAACGGGTGAAACCCCTTTCTGCCTGGTGTACGGGACCGAGGCCATCATTCCCGCCGAAATAGGGGAGGAATCGCAGAGAATTATGCAGTATGAGCCCGAGACGAACCAAGCCGAACGAAGTTTCGATCTCACTGTCattgaagaaaaaagggaagCTGCATATGCCCGAATCCTGCATCATAAGGGTCTAATGATGAAGAGCCATGATCGTAGAATTCGACCACGCCAGCTGCAGGTAGGGGATCTCGTGCTGAAGAAAGTGGAGGCATCGAAACATGTGGGAAAGCTAGAGCCGCCCTGGGAAGGCCCTTACAAAGTGACCGAAATCAGGAAGAAGGGCACCTACAGGTTGCAAGACATGCAAGGTCGCGATCTACCACGCCCTTGGAACATACAAAACTTGAAGAAGTTCTACGCCTGA
- the LOC110011673 gene encoding nascent polypeptide-associated complex subunit alpha, muscle-specific form-like translates to MPARGSHWPFPHPPIPSSGGKEWPPKGWPHWPFPHPPMPSSGGKEWPPKGWPHWPFPHPPIPSGGKEWPPKGWPHWPFPHPPMPSGGKEWPPKGWPHWPFPHPPIPSGGKDWPPKGWPHWPFPHPPMPSGGKNWPHWPFPHPPMPSGGFKWPPKQWPPHWPWWPHHGSENVNSGDKAVKTTTASPPAA, encoded by the coding sequence ATGCCTGCTCGTGGTTCTCACTGGCCATTCCCTCATCCTCCAATCCCCTCCTCTGGTGGCAAAGAATGGCCTCCCAAAGGGTGGCCACATTGGCCATTTCCTCATCCTCCAATGCCCTCCTCCGGTGGCAAAGAATGGCCTCCCAAAGGATGGCCACATTGGCCATTTCCTCATCCTCCAATTCCCTCCGGTGGCAAGGAATGGCCTCCCAAGGGGTGGCCACACTGGCCATTCCCTCATCCTCCAATGCCCTCCGGTGGTAAGGAATGGCCTCCTAAGGGGTGGCCTCACTGGCCATTCCCTCATCCTCCAATTCCCTCCGGTGGCAAGGACTGGCCTCCCAAGGGGTGGCCTCATTGGCCGTTCCCTCATCCTCCAATGCCCTCTGGTGGCAAGAACTGGCCTCATTGGCCATTCCCTCATCCTCCGATGCCTTCCGGTGGTTTCAAGTGGCCGCCCAAGCAGTGGCCTCCGCATTGGCCTTGGTGGCCGCATCACGGTTCCGAGAATGTGAACAGCGGTGATAAAGCTGTCAAAACAACCACCGCTTCACCTCCGGCAGCATAA